From the Paenibacillus tianjinensis genome, the window GGCTGCATCTGTTGTGTTGTGAAGATAGCCATCAAAGTTAGATGGACATTGCCATCTGTTCTACGCTTTCCGGTTTAGGCAGAACGGCGAGCTCAAGATTCAGTCCCAGGTAAGCGCGCATGCGCTGCATCATCTCACTGCGGAAGCCGGGCCATTGGATATTGATCTCACCAGTGTAGCCCCGGCAGGTATATTGAGCTTCAACGCCGCGCTGATCCTGGCGGACAGTAGTGATCTTCAAATTACGGGAGGTCAGCTCACGCGTTACTTCCTGGAGCATTAGAGAGGTCTTCTTAGTTGCACCGGACACCAGCTCCATATAGAGCTGAGGAGTCTTGAACAACCCGCTCTTGCCGATGACCCGGCAATCACGTTCAAATACTTTATGAATAAACGTTAGCAGCAAGTAGCTTCTGACAAGGGATAGTTCGTCTTTAGTTATATCTTCAGGAATAGTTGGTGTGTTTAGTGTAGATCTGTTGGTAGTCGCCATTATAAATCACCTCATTTATAGTATGCGAACCTTTGTTCTTATTATACCTCTAATTTATAATTAAAAGCAATAAATATCCAAAAATTAATAAAACAATTGAAAAATAAAAAAAAGGTTGACTCTAATTTCTCCACATGTTAAGATCTATCTTGTGGCCGCGAGAGCGAGTCAACATAATATGCGGTCGTGGCGGAATTGGCAGACGCGCACGGTTCAGGTCCGTGTGGTAGCAATATCGTGGAGGTTCGAGTCCTCTCGACCGCATCATGGATTTAATAAAGGCATGTATAATCACCCTTTCGGTGTTATACGTGCCTTTTTGTATGTTTGAAATTAATATCCTATCCCCGTAGTTCGATCTCCTTGGTGTGATACAATTCGTTTTAGAAGTAAATGAATATGATTGATATATGTCAGCTATATTGATATGATTGATATATATCAATTAAACTATACATCAATGTTGTTCCTATAAAAAGAAAGGTGAGGAAATTGCAGAGAAACACCTCAGAAAATGCTCCAAGGGAGCAGCTTGAAGAGGCATTAGGAGAGCAGTTGAATGCACTGCTCAGTGCCTCGCATGCCATAAATGTCAGAGCCGCAGCCCGCTTCGATGCTTCATTACAGCCTGCTGCATTTCATCTAATCCGGTGGCTGTACGCTTACGGGCCGGCCAGTGCTGCTGTGCTGGCGGATTCTACGGCCATGGACCGCAGCTCGGTCAGCCGGTTGATCAAACAACTGGAGTCTTTGGGTTATGTGCGCAGAGAGGCCTCTCCTGAGGATGGCCGGGCTATTCTTTTGTCATTGACTGAGTATGGGCAGCAAATGACGGTTGAAGCGCTTAAAGAGAAGGGATCTTTGTTTTATGAGCGGATTGCCGGCTGGGAAGACAAGCAGCTGCATGAATTTATTGAACTGCTTAGAAAGTTTAACGGCTTGGAGGGTTAGCCGGGAGGTTCCATACTCTGGTAAAATGATGGAGCGAATAGCTTAGAGGCCTAGGGGAAAGGATTCAAGTGTGTTAGATTCGGATAGGGGGAAGTCTGTTGATTATAGAAAAATTGGATGAGGTTCGAAAAGAAGAGTTCCTGAACTTCTGCCGGAAACACCGGAATGAGCTGGATGATTCTTTTTTGTATGAGGAAGACCTTGCGGAATATGAGCCTAATGCCGAGAATCCTACTTACATTGCGCTGAATCCGCAAGGATCAGTCGCTGGAGCGGCCTCGCTGATACTGAATGATTACAGCCGCAGAGGCCGGAAAGCCCGGTTCCGTATTCTGCATGCGGAAACAGATGATCCGGCACTATACCGGGAGCTGCTGCATGCGGTCCTTCAGCATACTGAAGGGCTGGATAAGCTTAATATTTTTGTTCCGACGGTAAATACGGGAGATATGGATAAGCTGACAGCGGCGGGTTTTACGGTCGAAAGATATTCCTACCTGCTTGTCCGGGACGAGGAAGTACTGCCTGAAATCAGTATCCCGCAGGAGTATGAGCTAAAGCCTTTTCGGCCTGGAGCCGATGAAGCCGTCTGGTGTGAGGTCAGAAATGCCGGCTTCGCCAAGCTTAAGGGGAGTGAGACGCCGGCGACTCCGGATATGGTGAGTTCCATGATTGCCGGAGCGGATTATATCGAGGGCGGAATGCTGCTGCTGTATCACGGCGGCAAGGCTGTCGGGATTGTGCGCGGGGCCGATGATGAGTACAATGATACGCCGATTATGAATATTGGACCGGTGGCGCTCCTGCCTGAATACCAGGGCAAAGGACTTGGTCGAGTGCTGCTTAGAGCAGCGCTGCATCTCTCAAGAAACAAGGGCTATACCCGCAGCATCCTGTGTGTGAATGCGGAGAATGAACGGGCACAAGCATTGTACAGCGGTGAAGGCTTTAAGCAGGTGGAGGCAGCCGCCTGTTACAAATATGATTTGACGGTACAATAGCAAAACATAACAAGACACTTTACGTGAGCAGAGCAGCGATTTTCCTATTACCGGAGAATCGCTGCTCTTCGTTTTTGGCGCATTCTTGCTTGTTTCTGCAGATTATATGCAATGTCAGCCTTCGCAGCTCATCATCCCAATTTCCATAATTTCAATAAAAAGCAGGATAATTTCGTTCTGTGTAGAAAATTTTTACATAATAATATTTAATTTGGTTAATTTTTCGAATCGAAAGGAATATGCCTATGAAAACGCTGGTTATTGTGGATGATGAGCCGTCGGTGATCAACGGGCTGCGCACCTATGTCGATTGGGCCGGGCAGGGAATCGAGCTGATTGGTACTGCTGACGACGGGGATACAGGACTTGCGCTCATCCGCGAACTGCGGCCGGACATTGTGCTGACCGATGTGCAGATGCCGGCAATGGATGGAATAGCAATGGCGGCGGAGGTCCGTGCACTGCTGCCTGACACCAAAATTGTGTTCATCAGCGGGCATAATGATGCCGAATATCTGCGATCAGCGCTGCAGATGCATGCGGCGGATTATATTTTTAAGCCGGTGAGCCGTAAAGAATTATCGGTGGTGATGGGCAAAGTGACAGCAGCGCTGGACGCGGAGCAGAGGGAGCGGCAGCTGGTGAAGGATATGCAGGTTAAGCTGACGCAGAGCATGCCGCTGCTTCGTGAGAAATTTCTGCTGTCTGTGGTCAGTGACAACATCCATCCGGAACGGGTTCATGACAAGCTGGTTTTTCTGGGACTGCAGAGCCTTAATACGGACAGCTACATCATTATGGTTATAGTGATTGATGATGTGCCGCAGGTGATGGATGTCCGCACCGAGCAGGATAAACAGCTCTTATCGTATACCGTGCTGAATATAATTCAGGAGCTTATAGACGAGCAAATGCGCGGAGTTACTTTTGAAAAAGAGCCGGGGGAGTATGTCGGTATTCTCCTGCCCGGCCACAGGTTCTCGGAAGATGATCTGCTGCAGCTGGCGGAATTGGTCCGGAATAACCTTCGCAAGTGGCTGAAGCTGAGTGTGACCATCGGAGTCGGAGAGGGGGTAAGCAGCCTTTCCGAGCTGCCGGCATCCTATAGGCAGGCCCGGGGAGCCGCTGACCAGAAATGGTACCTGGGTAAAAACCGGATTCTCACAATGGATAACATCGAATCCGCAGAGAACCTCCGCTACCGGTTTGAGCCGGAATGGGGAGAACGGATTCTGACCTCGATCAAATCGGGGGATAACAGCCGCCTGCATGCAGATCTAGCTGAAATGTTCGGCCTGCTGGAGAAAAACCGCGGGCAGGGTCCGCGTTATGCACAGAACGTCAGTCTGCATCTGATTCTTCAATCCGGCCAGGTGCTTCTGGAGCTGAACGGGATGACGGCAGAGTGGGAGCAGCGGGAGCTGGCGGCCTGGAAAGCGGTGTCCCGGCAGGAGACGATGCAGGATCTGCTGATGTTCACAGAATCATATTTACAGCAGGTCTGCGAATTCGTGCAGGTCAAGCGGAGCGGTAAAGCGAGTGAGACAATTGCGCGGGTCCGCCGCCTGATCGAGGCGCGATATGCCGAGAATTTGACCGTAGCTGATATCGCAGCCGGGGTATATCTCAGTCCCACTTATGTCAGGCTGCTGTTCAAGCAGGAGACAGGAGAAACGCTGTTCGAATACTTAACGAAGGTTAGGATCGAGAAGGCCAAGCAGCTGCTGGTTGACCCCCAGAACAAATTCTATGAGGTGTGTTATGCGGTAGGCTATACCGATCCCAGCCACTTCAGCAAGCTGTTCAAAAAAATGACCGGCTTTACACCAAGCGCCTACCGGGAGCAGCATCGATAGATTCGTGCAATGGAAGGAAGGGAGAGTTCTATGCGGTTTGGCTGGAATTATCTGAAAGGCCTTCTCCAGGGGATTCTGGCGGCACGAAAATGGCTGCTGGCATACATCCTGCTCATTCTGCTGCCTGTCTCCATTCTGCTGGCGTCCTTTTATACGCGTTCCAACAGGATCCTGGAAGAGGAGGTCACCCGCACGATGCAGCTAACGTTGAAGCAGGCGGGACTGAATTTAACCTATAAACTGGAACATATCCGTGACAGCAGCAATTCTGTTTTTATGAATCAGATCCTGTATGAGAATCTCCAGCGGCGAAGCAGCATCACTGACCAGCTCAAACAGATCAAGGAGCTGCGTAATCTGGCTGAGACTGCCAAGGAGAACGGGGATATTTTCCGGACGCGGTTTTTTGTAGACCCTTCCCGGCTGTATGCAGGAGACAGAGTGAACTTATACAAGTTGAACGACATTAAGCAATATCCTTGGTATGCAGCTGTGATGGAAGCGGGCGGGGGGATGGTCTGGACCGGAGTATATCAGGAGAGCTATAGCGATATAGGGGTCAAAAAAATCTTTTCTGTAGCCCGAATGCTGCGCAATCCGCAGAATTATGAAGAGATCGTCGGCGTTCTGGTTATGGATGTTTCCGAAGAGCTGATCGGTGAGATTCTGTCGGAGCTGCATTTCTCGGATACCTATGCTCCTTATCTGCTGGACGGGGCCGGAAATGTTATCTATAGTTCCGTCGAAGCGGACGCTGGTCCGGCTTCGTCAGCCGCAATGCTGCCAGCGGAGCTGCTGGATACGATCCGGCACTCGGAGGAAGGCATTCAGCAGAGTAAGGACGGCCGCAAAGCTGTAAACGTAGTCTATACCACCATCGGTCCGTCCGGGTGGAAGCTGGTGGCCAGGGTAGCCCAGTCCGAAATTTCGCACCGGGCCACGGCGCTGAACCAGTTTACCAGTATAGCTACTCTCGCGGGGATCACCATTCTTTTTCTGGTCCTCTCTTTTGTCCTGCTGATGTTCATGACCCAAAGCATGCAGCACAGGGTGCAGATGATTCTGAAGATGATCCGCAAGGAAGGGATTGGATGGCTGGAAGAGCGCCGCTCCATGCCGGATGGCGATTTCCGGCTCCTGGAACGCAGCGTGGATCATCTGATTCATAAAGTCAACAATCTGATGGAGGAGTCGTATCAGGCCAAAATGCAGGAACGGGAGGCCCAGCTCCGGACGCTTCAGGCGCAGATAAATCCCCATTTTCTGTACAATGCCCTTGATATGATTAACTGGTCGGCCATCTCGCATGATGCGGAGGATACCAGCCAGATGATTGAAGCGCTGGCGCATTATTTCCGGCTCAGCCTCAATAAAGGGCGTGATAACGTCAGCATTAGCGATGAGCTGGAGCTCGCCAAAGTCTTTTTGGAGATTCAGCAGAACCGTTTTCCGTCTACCTTTACGTTCACCATTGAGGCCGGGCCGGGACTCGAGTCGTATATTATTCCCAAGCTTACCCTGCAGCCGCTGGTGGAGAATGCACTGCTTCACGGCATCCGCAAAACCAAAGATAAACAGGGGACGATCACCATTGCTGCCCGGCTGGATCAGGATACCGTTGTGCTCACCGTCTCCGATGACGGCATCGGCATGAGCCCTGAACAAGGGCAGCGTCTGCTGCGCGAGCCTTCCTCGGAGAAGCAGGATAACGGTTCGTCCGGCTCCTTTGGCCTCTACAATGTCAACGAGCGTATCCGTTATTTTGCCGGCAACCGCTACGGATTGTCCATCGATTCGGAACCCGGAAAAGGGACGGTCGTCATGGTAAGAATTAAAGCGGTTACATCGGAGTGAAGCCAGCAGAATATACAGTCGCCAGAGACCAGAAATAATCGGATTACC encodes:
- a CDS encoding MarR family winged helix-turn-helix transcriptional regulator, translated to MQRNTSENAPREQLEEALGEQLNALLSASHAINVRAAARFDASLQPAAFHLIRWLYAYGPASAAVLADSTAMDRSSVSRLIKQLESLGYVRREASPEDGRAILLSLTEYGQQMTVEALKEKGSLFYERIAGWEDKQLHEFIELLRKFNGLEG
- a CDS encoding GNAT family N-acetyltransferase codes for the protein MIIEKLDEVRKEEFLNFCRKHRNELDDSFLYEEDLAEYEPNAENPTYIALNPQGSVAGAASLILNDYSRRGRKARFRILHAETDDPALYRELLHAVLQHTEGLDKLNIFVPTVNTGDMDKLTAAGFTVERYSYLLVRDEEVLPEISIPQEYELKPFRPGADEAVWCEVRNAGFAKLKGSETPATPDMVSSMIAGADYIEGGMLLLYHGGKAVGIVRGADDEYNDTPIMNIGPVALLPEYQGKGLGRVLLRAALHLSRNKGYTRSILCVNAENERAQALYSGEGFKQVEAAACYKYDLTVQ
- a CDS encoding response regulator transcription factor, producing MKTLVIVDDEPSVINGLRTYVDWAGQGIELIGTADDGDTGLALIRELRPDIVLTDVQMPAMDGIAMAAEVRALLPDTKIVFISGHNDAEYLRSALQMHAADYIFKPVSRKELSVVMGKVTAALDAEQRERQLVKDMQVKLTQSMPLLREKFLLSVVSDNIHPERVHDKLVFLGLQSLNTDSYIIMVIVIDDVPQVMDVRTEQDKQLLSYTVLNIIQELIDEQMRGVTFEKEPGEYVGILLPGHRFSEDDLLQLAELVRNNLRKWLKLSVTIGVGEGVSSLSELPASYRQARGAADQKWYLGKNRILTMDNIESAENLRYRFEPEWGERILTSIKSGDNSRLHADLAEMFGLLEKNRGQGPRYAQNVSLHLILQSGQVLLELNGMTAEWEQRELAAWKAVSRQETMQDLLMFTESYLQQVCEFVQVKRSGKASETIARVRRLIEARYAENLTVADIAAGVYLSPTYVRLLFKQETGETLFEYLTKVRIEKAKQLLVDPQNKFYEVCYAVGYTDPSHFSKLFKKMTGFTPSAYREQHR
- a CDS encoding sensor histidine kinase — encoded protein: MEGRESSMRFGWNYLKGLLQGILAARKWLLAYILLILLPVSILLASFYTRSNRILEEEVTRTMQLTLKQAGLNLTYKLEHIRDSSNSVFMNQILYENLQRRSSITDQLKQIKELRNLAETAKENGDIFRTRFFVDPSRLYAGDRVNLYKLNDIKQYPWYAAVMEAGGGMVWTGVYQESYSDIGVKKIFSVARMLRNPQNYEEIVGVLVMDVSEELIGEILSELHFSDTYAPYLLDGAGNVIYSSVEADAGPASSAAMLPAELLDTIRHSEEGIQQSKDGRKAVNVVYTTIGPSGWKLVARVAQSEISHRATALNQFTSIATLAGITILFLVLSFVLLMFMTQSMQHRVQMILKMIRKEGIGWLEERRSMPDGDFRLLERSVDHLIHKVNNLMEESYQAKMQEREAQLRTLQAQINPHFLYNALDMINWSAISHDAEDTSQMIEALAHYFRLSLNKGRDNVSISDELELAKVFLEIQQNRFPSTFTFTIEAGPGLESYIIPKLTLQPLVENALLHGIRKTKDKQGTITIAARLDQDTVVLTVSDDGIGMSPEQGQRLLREPSSEKQDNGSSGSFGLYNVNERIRYFAGNRYGLSIDSEPGKGTVVMVRIKAVTSE